The DNA sequence ATCGTCTGGTCGATATTGGCCGTATTCCAGAATTGAAGTACATCCGCCGCGAGGGCGATAAGCTGATCATTGGAGCAGCGACGACGCACCACGAGATTGCGTCTTCTGCGGAGGTGAAAGCGGCTATCCCCATGTTGGCAGCGGGTGCTGGCCATATTGGCGACCCTGCCGTAAGGAACAAGGGAACGATTGGCGGAAGCTTGGCCCACGCCGACCCCGCAGCTGATTGGCCAGCCATGATGTTGGCCGTAAAAGCGCGTATAGAGCTTACCAACGATAAAGGCAACTACACGGTAGCAGCCGATGATTTCTTTGTCGGGTTTTACATGACGGCCTTGAAGGAGGGAGAGTTGATTACAGCTATCCATATCCCCATTCCTGATGGCGACTACCGTTCGGCTTACGCCAAATTTGAGCAACCAGCCTCGCGTTTTGCGATCGTAGGCTGTGCCGCAATGGCCAATGTGAGTGGCGGCAATTTTTCGGATGTTCGGATTGGCTTCACCGGGGTAGCGGATGCTGCCTTTAGGGACGGTGGCTTGGAGGCTGCGCTGAACGGCCAACCCGCCACAGCGGCTACCATTGACGCGGCAGTAGCCAAAGCGGCGGCGGGTGCCGAAATGCTGGAAGACCATTACGCCAGTGCTAAATACCGGGCCCATCTGGCGCGGGTTTACGCCAAACGGGCACTGATGGCGTTGATTTAATCCATAGAGACGTTGCCCTGCAACGTCTGCATGCTACACCTAATATTAGAGACGTTGCACTGTGCAACGTCTCTATGCATGTAATAGGGTAACGAAATATCGCGAACAGCCCGGCCCCGTTAGGTACAGAGGGATGCCCGAAAAAACATTAATTATGTCGATGACGAGTTCACGGGAACAAATAGGAGAACTACTGGCGGCCCGCGGCTACATTGCGGAGGAACAGATTGTGATGTCGATCTATCTGGCGCAATTGTTGCAGAAGCCCCTATTGATTGAAGGCCCCGCTGGTGTGGGGAAAACCGAGATTGCCAAAGTGATGGCTACCGCCATGGAGACCGACTTGATACGACTACAGTGCTACGAAGGACTGGATGCGGCGCACGCGCTGTACGAATGGAACTACCAGCGCCAACTGCTGCAAATAAAGCTGGAGGAACAGTCGGGCAAGACCCTGGCCGAGAAAGAGCAGGGAATTTTTAGCGAGGATTTTTTGCTGAAGCGCCCACTGTTGCAAGCCATTACCCACCACCAGGCGCCCGTACTGCTGATTGACGAGGTGGACCGTGCCGACGAGGAATTTGAAAGTTTCCTGCTAGAGGTGCTTTCGGATTGGCAGATCACCATCCCGGAGATTGGGACCATCAAAGCGACGCACGTGCCGCAGGTGATCCTAACGAGTAACCGCGTGCGAGAGCTATCGGAAGCTTTGCGGCGGCGTTGTTTGTACCTTTATATTGATTACCCCGATTTTGCAAAGGAGCTGGAAATTGTGCAGCGTAAAGTGCCGGCGGCCAATGAGCAGTTGGCCCGCGAAATCTGCGTGTTTATGCAAGAGGTGCGCAAGATGCGGTTGGAGAAAGTACCCGGCGTAGCGGAAACCCTGGATTGGGCCACAGCACTGACGGAGATGCACTTTGACCATCTGGAACCCGCCTTGATTGAATCGACCCTGGGCGTAGTGCTCAAGGATTGGAA is a window from the Lewinella sp. LCG006 genome containing:
- a CDS encoding xanthine dehydrogenase family protein subunit M; this encodes MIPTSFEYSRAKSVGEAIKMLSDGGAQALAGGHSLLPAMKLRLNQPDRLVDIGRIPELKYIRREGDKLIIGAATTHHEIASSAEVKAAIPMLAAGAGHIGDPAVRNKGTIGGSLAHADPAADWPAMMLAVKARIELTNDKGNYTVAADDFFVGFYMTALKEGELITAIHIPIPDGDYRSAYAKFEQPASRFAIVGCAAMANVSGGNFSDVRIGFTGVADAAFRDGGLEAALNGQPATAATIDAAVAKAAAGAEMLEDHYASAKYRAHLARVYAKRALMALI
- a CDS encoding AAA family ATPase, which codes for MTSSREQIGELLAARGYIAEEQIVMSIYLAQLLQKPLLIEGPAGVGKTEIAKVMATAMETDLIRLQCYEGLDAAHALYEWNYQRQLLQIKLEEQSGKTLAEKEQGIFSEDFLLKRPLLQAITHHQAPVLLIDEVDRADEEFESFLLEVLSDWQITIPEIGTIKATHVPQVILTSNRVRELSEALRRRCLYLYIDYPDFAKELEIVQRKVPAANEQLAREICVFMQEVRKMRLEKVPGVAETLDWATALTEMHFDHLEPALIESTLGVVLKDWKDMRQAQDSLQELWDRVGVQAKIG